One Podarcis muralis chromosome 1, rPodMur119.hap1.1, whole genome shotgun sequence genomic window carries:
- the HACD2 gene encoding very-long-chain (3R)-3-hydroxyacyl-CoA dehydratase 2 gives MAAFGGGGGGGSRRADNGYGVSGQQQQAGSRRRKGPGALATAYLVIYNVVMTAGWLVIAVGLVRAYLTKGSYHNLYYSIEKPLKFFQTGALVEILHCAIGIVPSSVVLTTFQVMSRVFLTWAVTHSVKEVQNEDCILLFVVAWTITEIVRYSFYTFNLLNHLPYFIKWARYTLFFVLYPMGVLGELLTIYAALPYVRRSDLFSISLPNKYNFSFDYYTFLILTMLSYIPLFPQLYFHMIHQRRKVLSLPEEHKKSE, from the exons ATGGCGGCCttcggtggcggcggcggcggcggcagccgtcGAGCGGATAATGGCTACGGGGtcagtgggcagcagcagcaggcgggcTCCCGGCGACGGAAAGGTCCTGGAGCCTTGGCCACGGCCTACCTGGTCATTTACAACGTGGTCATGACAGCCGG GTGGCTTGTTATAGCAGTTGGTTTAGTCAGAGCATACCTCACCAAGGGTAGCTACCACAATCTTTATTATTCAATAGAAAAACCTTTGAAGTTCTTCCAAACTGGAGCTTTGGTTGAG ATTCTGCATTGCGCAATAG GAATTGTTCCCTCTTCTGTTGTGCTAACTACTTTCCAGGTGATGTCAAGAGTTTTTCTGACATGGGCTGTAACACATAGTGTAAAAGAG GTACAAAATGAAGACTGCATCctcctttttgttgttgcctgGACAATCACAGAGATCGTCCGTTATTCCTTTTATACTTTCAACTTATTGAACCACCTTCCTTACTTCATCAAATGGGCCAG gtaCACGTTGTTCTTCGTACTGTATCCAATGGGAGTTTTAGGAGAATTGCTCACAATATATGCTGCTCTGCCCTATGTCAGACGGTCCGACTTGTTTTCAATTAGTTTACCTAACAAATACAATTTCTCCTTTGACTACTATACATTCCTGATCTTGACTATGCTATCTTATATTCCAC tCTTCCCTCAGCTGTATTTTCATATGATACATCAGAGAAGAAAAGTACTTTCCCTTCCTGAAGAACACAAGAAATCCGAGTAA